From a single Pseudomonas sp. A34-9 genomic region:
- a CDS encoding GNAT family N-acetyltransferase translates to MSDQPVIQAVADADIAEVLDFVLKARAELFPKLGATGMPDDLARFAEVYLRGAGRFLIARHEGQIVASIGYLPYDRRFPHLPYPDFKVVEIVRLFVLPSQRRSGLAGALYRSLKDLALADGVELIYLHTHPFLPGAIAFWQRQGFEIIDVDADPVWQTTHMHSLMSGIEESAPHRTGPSGNAP, encoded by the coding sequence ATGAGTGATCAACCCGTTATCCAGGCCGTGGCCGACGCAGACATTGCTGAAGTACTGGATTTTGTTCTAAAGGCCCGCGCCGAGCTTTTCCCCAAGCTCGGCGCGACCGGCATGCCCGACGATCTGGCGCGTTTTGCCGAGGTTTATCTTCGTGGGGCAGGGCGTTTTCTGATCGCCCGCCATGAAGGGCAGATTGTCGCCTCAATCGGCTATCTCCCTTACGACCGGCGCTTTCCGCACCTGCCCTATCCAGACTTTAAAGTGGTGGAAATCGTCCGTCTGTTCGTCCTGCCCTCGCAGCGACGCTCAGGGCTGGCCGGTGCACTGTATCGATCGCTCAAGGATCTGGCACTCGCCGACGGAGTCGAGTTGATTTACCTGCACACCCATCCGTTTTTACCGGGCGCCATCGCGTTCTGGCAGCGGCAGGGCTTCGAGATCATCGATGTCGACGCTGACCCGGTGTGGCAGACAACTCACATGCACAGCCTCATGAGTGGAATCGAAGAATCTGCGCCCCATCGAACGGGTCCGTCAGGTAATGCGCCCTGA
- a CDS encoding ABC transporter ATP-binding protein yields MNSVLSCSGLSFKVRGAELLNGVSLDVQRGETLGIVGPNGSGKSTLLKLLAGLREPSAGEVLLDGQRLGKMARRSIAQTLAVVEQQADTDDGIRVFDAVALGRTPWLSALQPWSADDDAIVQQALTDVDAMHLRTRLWRSLSGGERQRVHIARALAQRPQILLLDEPANHLDIQHQLTILNVVQALPVTTLIALHDLNQALKCDRLAVLERGRLVALGEPLAVLTPQRLQETFGVRAHYLTDPFDGAQILRFHS; encoded by the coding sequence ATGAACAGTGTTTTGAGTTGTTCTGGTTTGAGCTTCAAGGTGCGCGGCGCCGAGTTGCTCAACGGTGTCAGCCTTGACGTTCAGCGTGGCGAAACCCTCGGCATCGTCGGGCCAAATGGCTCGGGCAAATCCACCCTGTTGAAGTTGCTCGCCGGGTTGCGCGAACCGAGCGCCGGCGAGGTGCTGCTCGACGGCCAGCGCCTCGGCAAAATGGCCCGACGCAGCATTGCGCAGACGCTGGCGGTGGTCGAACAACAGGCCGACACCGACGACGGCATTCGCGTGTTTGATGCCGTGGCGTTAGGGCGCACGCCCTGGCTGTCGGCGCTGCAACCGTGGTCGGCGGACGACGACGCCATCGTCCAGCAGGCGCTCACCGACGTTGACGCGATGCACCTGCGCACGCGTCTCTGGCGCAGCCTCTCGGGGGGTGAACGACAGCGGGTGCATATCGCTCGCGCCTTGGCGCAACGACCGCAAATCCTGTTGCTGGACGAGCCGGCCAATCACCTCGACATTCAGCATCAGTTGACCATTCTCAACGTGGTACAGGCGTTGCCGGTGACCACGTTGATCGCGCTGCATGATCTCAATCAGGCGCTGAAGTGTGATCGTCTGGCGGTGCTGGAGCGCGGGCGACTGGTGGCGTTGGGCGAACCGCTGGCGGTGCTGACGCCGCAGCGGTTACAGGAGACTTTCGGGGTCAGGGCGCATTACCTGACGGACCCGTTCGATGGGGCGCAGATTCTTCGATTCCACTCATGA
- a CDS encoding iron ABC transporter permease, translated as MIRTLLALATLLMAVVAGVAIGETSIEPGVVLQVLANKLWGAGYTLDPIDEGIVWNYRLTRALVAAACGAGLATCGVILQSLLRNPLADPYLLGISAGASTGAVMVALLGVGAGMISLSVGAFAGAVTAFVLVILLARVSGSASGTGQIILAGIAGSQLFNALTAFLITRSASSEQARGIMFWLLGNLGGVRWPSVWLAVPVAVLGLVVCLWHRRALDAFTFGADSAASLGIAVRRVQILLIGCAALVTAVMVSIVGSIGFVGLVIPHAARLLLGTGHARLLPASALGGAVFLIAADVLSRTLIKGQVIPVGVITALVGAPVFALILVGRRSAR; from the coding sequence CTGATCCGTACGTTGCTGGCCTTGGCCACGCTGTTGATGGCAGTGGTTGCTGGCGTGGCCATCGGTGAAACTTCGATTGAACCGGGTGTGGTGCTGCAGGTGTTGGCCAACAAACTGTGGGGCGCCGGGTACACGCTCGACCCTATCGATGAAGGCATCGTCTGGAATTACCGCCTGACGCGCGCCCTGGTCGCGGCCGCGTGCGGTGCCGGTCTGGCGACGTGCGGGGTGATTCTGCAATCGCTGCTGCGCAACCCTTTGGCGGATCCGTATCTGCTGGGGATTTCTGCCGGTGCTTCGACCGGGGCAGTGATGGTGGCGCTACTCGGGGTTGGCGCCGGGATGATCTCGCTGTCCGTCGGTGCCTTCGCCGGCGCGGTCACGGCGTTCGTGCTGGTGATTCTGCTGGCGAGAGTCAGCGGTTCGGCCAGCGGCACCGGGCAGATCATTCTCGCCGGGATCGCCGGCTCGCAGCTGTTCAACGCGCTGACGGCGTTTCTGATCACCCGCTCGGCCAGCTCCGAGCAGGCACGCGGGATCATGTTCTGGCTGCTGGGCAATCTGGGCGGCGTGCGCTGGCCATCGGTGTGGCTGGCGGTGCCAGTGGCCGTGTTGGGGTTGGTCGTGTGTCTGTGGCACCGGCGGGCGCTGGATGCGTTCACCTTTGGCGCGGATTCGGCGGCGTCGCTGGGCATTGCGGTGCGACGTGTGCAGATTCTGTTGATTGGCTGCGCGGCGCTGGTGACGGCGGTGATGGTGTCGATTGTCGGATCGATCGGTTTTGTCGGCCTGGTGATCCCCCACGCCGCGCGGCTGTTGCTTGGCACCGGTCACGCGCGGTTGCTGCCGGCCAGTGCCTTGGGCGGTGCGGTGTTTTTGATTGCTGCCGATGTGCTGTCGCGCACGCTGATCAAGGGCCAGGTGATTCCGGTCGGGGTGATTACCGCGCTGGTCGGTGCGCCTGTGTTCGCCTTGATTCTGGTTGGCCGCAGGTCTGCACGATGA
- a CDS encoding ABC transporter substrate-binding protein codes for MLLPRVATLITGLSLGAMAQAAPTVYPLTIENCGSTLTFQHAPTRTVTIGQAGTEMLYAMGLGDKVVGTSLWFNNVLSTYKAQDDKIERLADNEPSFESVIGKRPELVAVELEWMVGPQGAVGTREQFHELKIPTYLLPSDCEAKDNLVGADGTRLAPFRIDTIYKSVSQLAQIFDVQERGRQLNDELKASLARSIATAQGKQLKDASALVWFSSAQMDIEPFVAGHKGIPDFMLSTLGVRNVVDSDEEWPTVGWETIAKANPTFLVIARMDRRRFPADDYEKKLAFLRSDPVTRNMDAVKHNRIIILDAMAMQASLRMFDGIEQLATAINGYDLSQ; via the coding sequence ATGCTGCTGCCCCGCGTTGCCACCCTCATCACCGGCCTGAGCCTTGGCGCCATGGCGCAAGCGGCACCGACGGTCTATCCGCTGACGATCGAAAACTGCGGCAGCACTCTGACCTTCCAGCACGCGCCGACGCGCACCGTGACCATCGGCCAGGCCGGCACGGAAATGCTCTACGCCATGGGTCTGGGCGACAAAGTCGTCGGCACCTCACTGTGGTTCAACAATGTGCTGAGCACGTACAAAGCGCAGGACGACAAGATCGAGCGTCTGGCTGACAACGAGCCGAGTTTCGAATCGGTGATCGGCAAGCGCCCGGAACTGGTCGCCGTGGAGCTGGAATGGATGGTCGGCCCGCAAGGTGCGGTGGGCACTCGCGAGCAGTTTCATGAACTGAAGATTCCGACGTACCTGCTGCCCTCCGATTGCGAAGCCAAGGACAACCTCGTCGGCGCCGATGGCACGCGGCTGGCGCCGTTTCGCATTGATACGATCTACAAGAGCGTGAGCCAACTGGCGCAGATCTTCGATGTGCAGGAGCGTGGCCGGCAGCTCAACGACGAACTCAAGGCCAGCCTCGCCAGATCGATTGCCACCGCCCAGGGTAAACAGCTCAAGGACGCCAGCGCGCTGGTCTGGTTTTCCAGCGCACAAATGGACATCGAGCCATTCGTGGCCGGGCACAAAGGCATTCCCGACTTCATGCTCAGCACCCTCGGCGTGCGCAACGTGGTGGACTCCGATGAGGAGTGGCCAACCGTTGGCTGGGAAACCATCGCCAAGGCCAATCCAACCTTTCTCGTCATCGCGCGCATGGATCGTCGCCGCTTCCCCGCTGACGACTATGAAAAGAAACTCGCCTTCCTGCGCAGCGATCCGGTGACGCGCAACATGGACGCGGTGAAACACAACCGCATCATCATTCTCGACGCCATGGCCATGCAGGCCAGCCTGCGCATGTTCGACGGCATCGAGCAACTGGCCACGGCCATCAACGGCTATGACCTGTCGCAATGA